A region of the Desulfuribacillus alkaliarsenatis genome:
AAACAGGCCGAGCCTTTTTGTTAGTAGCTGGTCGTGGTGAGTAGTAATGAATTTTTTTACTTTTGCCTGCATAGTACCCATGTGAATAGAGCTACCAACAATAATTGCTTCATAGTCGTCTAAATTGATTTCAATAGAGCTTTTTAAATTAATAATATCTGTCTTACCAGGTAGACACTCTGCCAATTGCTGGGCAGCCTTTTCAGTCGTCCCCCTTGATGTTGCATAAATAATAGCTGTTTTCATACTTTTTCGTCTCCTTTTTCCACTTCTTCAATTTGTTTTATTTGTATAATCGATTCCTGATTTAATCATCCCATCAACAATTGTATTAATAAAATGATTAATTAGTCGTTCTCTTTGAGTATCATCGATATCATCTTCAATCAGTAAACGCATAATTAATCCAAAGGTGGAAGCACTTATTGCTTGTGCTGTTAATTCAATGATTTCATCATCTGCCTTTGGATAAAGAGCCTTTAAGTCTCTACAAAGTATTGCCAGAGCAGGCTTTGATGCAGATGCACCTTTAAACATATGGGCTGTATGTTGCTTAACGTGAGGTGATTTATTTAACATCACGTATTTATAGTCTTCGCCCATCTCTAAGGTTACGTTAATATATGCCCTTGTTCGTTCCTTTATTGCCCCATCGGGGGTAGTAGACGTTATTTTTAGTGATGCTAGCGCTCCAATTATTTTTTGATAGCCCCTGCTCATAACATGGAAGATGATTTCATCCATATCTTTGAAATAGTGATAAATGATAGCTGGAGAATATTCGATTTTCTTACCGATTTTACGGACAGACAGTTTTTCTATTCCTTCTTGCATAATGATTTCCGACGCGGCATTAAGGATTAGCTCACGGCGCTCTTCACGGTCACGTTCTTGACGGTTCTTAATGTTCATTATTTCAGCTCCTAAGCACATGAATGTAGTTGTATATTATTATATCAGAACAAATTGAACATCGATTAAATGTATATCAGCGTTCAACAATTGAACACTGTTCAAGAAAAGAATAACATGGAATATTGTACCTGTCAATAGGTGAAATGATTATATATTAGTAAATATCTTTGGTATTGCTATTCATGCTGAGGAGGTGTAATATTACACTAATGGTGAAATGCGTGAGTGAAATATTAGGGTTTTTGTAATTAGAAAAAACGGAGGGGTATCATGGGAAGAGAATTAGTTGGAAAAACGATAACAGCTTTCTTTTTTATAGCAATTATTGTATCTGCAGGGTTTATTCTAGCAGTGATAACAGCTTTTGCAGGAGGGGAAAAGTTCTATACGCCTCTAGTAGGAATTACTGCTGTAGCTTTAATAGTATTTGTAATTTTATTTACTTATGAATTGGTGCAAAGAAGGCTATTATATAAAATTTCTCTAAGCTGTCTAGGACTACTATTGGTTGTAGTAGCAGCATATGAGATTAATAGAAGCTACCATGATAGTTTTGCTACGGTAAGTGAGCAAGAGGTTAATATTTATGAATATATGCCTTTTTATAATAATGATAAGCTTGTATCATTAGACGAGCCAGCAGCTATAAGGATAGATAGCAATCTCCCTAGACTTGACGGTGCTACAGCTTTGTATCCAGTGTATGCAGCCTTTGTACAAGCTACATACCCAGAGGCAGAATATGATCCTTACCGTAGTGAAGTTATGTGTACAAAGACGGGAGAGGCATACAAGAGATTACTTAATGGTGAAGCAGATATTATTTTTGCGGCACAACCTTCAAGAACACACTTGGAGCAAGCAAAACAACAAGGAATTGAATTGAAGCTCACGCCAATTGGTAGAGAAGCATTTGTGTTTTTTGTTAATTCGCAGAATGAAGTAAGGGGATTAACAGTAGAACAAATCCAAGCAATTTATGCAGGTGAAATTACTAGCTGGCAGGAAGTAGGAGGCACTAATCAAGGGATAAGAGCGTTTCAGCGTCCGGAGAATAGCGGAAGCCAAACAATGCTACAATCATTAATGGAGGGCAAGAGTTTAATGATGCCACCAACAGAGGATGTAGTTGCGGGAATGGGCGGAATTATTGAACAAACGGCAAATTATCGCAATTATAGAAACGCTATTGGTTACTCTTTCTTATATTTTGCGACTGAAATGGTGCAGAATGGAGATATCCAGCTACTTGAAATTAATGGAGTATATCCAGACCGTAATACAATAGCAAGTGGTCAGTATCCGTTGGCAGCGGAATTCTATGCAATTACAGCAGGTAGTGACAATCCTAATATTGAACCGTTTTTAGAGTGGATTCTATCTCCACAGGGGCAAACAATTATTGAAAAGACGGGGTATACCCCACTATCTAAATAGATTATGATAAACTGAAAAGTATATTCAAGTGAATTATGGTAAACTGAAGAACATATGCAATTGATTTATGTGGGGTGTTTGTGTGACTAGTTTAAAAGATATTAAAAACATTTATTGTGTAGGACGAAATTATGAGCTGCATGCTAAGGAGCTAAATAATAAAGTACCAACTAAGCCTATGATATTTAGCAAACCCACCCATTCAACTGTCGAAGCTAATGGGCAAGAAATT
Encoded here:
- a CDS encoding flavodoxin domain-containing protein, with translation MKTAIIYATSRGTTEKAAQQLAECLPGKTDIINLKSSIEINLDDYEAIIVGSSIHMGTMQAKVKKFITTHHDQLLTKRLGLFLCCMREGSEAQLQFDTNYPESLRKHAVANGLFGGEFDFAKMNFIQKFIVKKVGGHTTNVSTFNQGEIKKFAIAFEV
- a CDS encoding TetR/AcrR family transcriptional regulator translates to MNIKNRQERDREERRELILNAASEIIMQEGIEKLSVRKIGKKIEYSPAIIYHYFKDMDEIIFHVMSRGYQKIIGALASLKITSTTPDGAIKERTRAYINVTLEMGEDYKYVMLNKSPHVKQHTAHMFKGASASKPALAILCRDLKALYPKADDEIIELTAQAISASTFGLIMRLLIEDDIDDTQRERLINHFINTIVDGMIKSGIDYTNKTN
- a CDS encoding PstS family phosphate ABC transporter substrate-binding protein encodes the protein MGRELVGKTITAFFFIAIIVSAGFILAVITAFAGGEKFYTPLVGITAVALIVFVILFTYELVQRRLLYKISLSCLGLLLVVVAAYEINRSYHDSFATVSEQEVNIYEYMPFYNNDKLVSLDEPAAIRIDSNLPRLDGATALYPVYAAFVQATYPEAEYDPYRSEVMCTKTGEAYKRLLNGEADIIFAAQPSRTHLEQAKQQGIELKLTPIGREAFVFFVNSQNEVRGLTVEQIQAIYAGEITSWQEVGGTNQGIRAFQRPENSGSQTMLQSLMEGKSLMMPPTEDVVAGMGGIIEQTANYRNYRNAIGYSFLYFATEMVQNGDIQLLEINGVYPDRNTIASGQYPLAAEFYAITAGSDNPNIEPFLEWILSPQGQTIIEKTGYTPLSK